GCGAGCTGGACCAGCCGGTGGGCGCCGCCGCCTAGCCCGGCCGCGCAGCGGTGCGCGGGGCCCCGGCCGCTAGGCGGGCGGGGCCACCACCTCCACGCCCAGCAGCACCTGGCCGGTGGGCTGGCCCTGGTGCAGCAGGCGGCGGCCGTACAGCACCACGCGCCGGGGCCCCAGGCCGGCAAAATCGGCCGTTAGCGTCAGGCCGTCGAACTGGTTTTGGGGATGGGCGGGGTTCAGCAGCTGGGCCAGCTGGGCCAGCAGGGCCGGCTGGTTCCAGGCCCCGCCGCTGAGGGAGACCAGGGAGTGGCCACGGATTTCGGTGGCCACCAGCCCAAACGCCTCGGCGAAGGCGTGGTTGGCCAGGCGCACGCGCAGGGCCCCGTCGAGGGCCACGGAGGGCTGGGGCACGGCGTCCTGGAGGCTGTCGGCGAAGCGGGCCGTTTCCTGGAGCTGGGCTTCGAGCTGCTTGAGGGCCGTCACGCCGGTGAAGGTGATGACGGCGCCGTTGATGTAGTTGTCGAGCGAGCGGTAGGGCAAAATGCGCATTGTGTACCACTCGCCCCGGGTGGTTTGGATGTTGGCCTCCACAGTGGTGAGGCGGTCGAGCACCTGCTGGGCGTCGCGCAGCAGGTGCTCGTAGCGCAGGGTGGAGGCGAAGTGGGCCAGCGGCCGCCCCACGTCGCTGGGCACCAGGCTGATGATGTCGCGCACGTGCGGCGTGAAGCGCTTGATCAGCAAATCATTGTCGAGAAAAATAATGGCGATTTCGGTGGCGTCGAGCAGGTTTTTCAAGTCGCTGGCCGTCTGCGAAAACTCCTCCGTTTTGGACAGGTACTGCATGTTCAGCGTCATCAGCTCCTCGTTCAGGCTCTGCATTTCCTCCTTGTTGGTCATGGCCTCCTCGTTGGTGCTCTGCAGCTCCTCGTTGGCGCTTTGCAGCTCTTCGTTGGCGCTTTTGAGCTCTTCGAGGCTGCTTTCCATTTCCTCCACCGTGGTTTGGAGGCGGCGCTTGGTGTACTGCAGCTCCTGGTCGAGGGCGGCGGCGGCTTCGCGGCCAGGGTCGGCGGCGGGGGCCCCGGCCTGGCCCTTGGCCCGGTGCCCGCGGCGCGGGGTGGGCTGGTCTTCAAACGCCACCAGCAGCAGCCCGGCCAAGGCATCGGCCCCCGGCAGGTGCCGCACCGAGAGGCGCACCAGCTGCGATGGCCCGGCGGTGGCGTCCACGCGCACCCGGTCCACGGCCACGTCCTCGTGGGTTTGCAGGGCCCGGTGCACGGCCCCGCTGATTTCCACCCGCAGCCCGTCGCGGGCCATGTCAAACAGGTTGAGGCCGCCCACGCCGGGGGCCGGCTCCAGGTACTTGCCGGTGCGGCCGTTCACGTACAGGATTTCGCCCTTGGGCGTAATCACCACCGCCGGCGGGGCGTAGGCGGTGAGCAGCGTTTTCTGCACCAGGGCAGCAAAAGGGCCGCCCGGGCGGGCAGCGGTGGCGGCGGCGGAAGGCATGGTGGCGGGGTGGGCCGCCGCCGGCGGCCGGGGCGACAGGACGAACGGAAAGTTGAGCAACCGGCCGGGCGCGGCGCCGGTTTCGAGGCGCCGCGAAATTTTCCACTTGCCGTCCAGGGGCTGGAACAGGTCCTGGAAGCCGGTCAGGTTTTCGCTGGGGCCCAAAAACAGGATGCCGCCCGGCCGCAGGGCGTAGTGGAACACGGGCAGCAGGTTTTTCTGCAGCTCCGCGTTCAGGTAAATCAGCAGGTTGCGGCAGCACAGCAGGTCGAGCTTGGTGAAGGGCGCGTCCTTGTTCACGTCGTGCAGGGCAAACACCACCGCCTCGCGCACTTCCTTGCAGATTTGGTAGTGGCCGTCTTCCGGGGTGAAGAAGCGCGCCAGGCGCTCGGGCGATACGTCGGCGGCAATGGCGGCCGGGTAGCGCCCGGCGCGGGCAAAGTCGATGGCGTCGGACGCAATGTCGGTGGCGAAAAGCTGGAGCTTGACGCCCCGGCTGTGGCCCACGGCGTCGAGGCATTCGAGCAGCAGCATGGCCAGCGAGTACACCTCCTCGCCCGTGGAGCAGCCCGGGGCCCACACGCGCACGGTGCCGCGCGGCTCCTTGGCCAGCACCAGCGGCTGCAAGTGCTCGTGGAGGCTCTCGAAGGCCGCCGCGTCGCGGAAGAACTTCGTCACCCCAATCAGCAGCTCCCGAAATAGCTGCTCCACCTCGGCGGGGTTGTGCTGCAAGTAGCGCACGTAGTCCGTGAACGCCTTGATTTGGTGGGCGTTCATGCGCCGCTCGATGCGCCGGAACATCGTGTTGCGCTTATAAAAGCTGAAGTCGTGCCCGGTGCGCTGGCGGATGAGCAGAAAGATTTTTTGCAGCGCGTGGGCCGGCTGGGCGTCGGCCGCGTCGTTGGGCAGGCGCTGGCGGCTGCCGCCGGGCGTTTTCAGGCGGGCGGTGTAGGCCAGCAGCTCGGCGGGCATCTGGCCGGGGGCGAGGGAAAAATCGACGAACTCGGTGGCCAGCGCCGCCCGCGGCATCGAATCGAAGGCGGCCGTGTCGGGGTCCTGGGCCACCACCATCCCGAAGTTTTCCATCACCGCCTTCAGCCCCGCGCTGCCGTCGGCCCCCAGGCCCGAAAAGATGATGCACACGGCCCGCGCGCCCACGTCCTTGGCCAGGCTCTCCAGAAAGAAATCGATGGGCAGGCGGTGGCCCGGCGGCTGGGTGGGCCGCAGCACAAACAAGCAGCCGTGCAGCAGGCTCAGGTCGGCGGCGGGCGGGATGACGTACACGTGGTCGGGGCGCACGGGCAGGCCGTCGGTGGCCTCCGCCACGGGCAGCGGCGTGAAGTTTTGCAACACCTGCGGGAGCTGGCTGTAGGGGGTGGCCCCCAGGTGGGTTATCACCACAAAGGCCAAGCCAGTCCGCTCCGGCAGGGCCCCAAAAAATTGCTCGAACGCCGCCAGCGAGCCCGCCGAGCCGCACAGCGCCACCACCGGAAACTTGTCGGCCCCCGCGGCGCCGGTGCGGGGCCGCGGGGGCCCGGCGGGCGTAGCAGCGGGCGCGGCGGCGGGTGTAGCGGCGGGTGCGGCGGCGTCTGGGTTAGGCGGGGTAGGCAGCGCGTCGGCCGGGGGCACAGGTTGTTTCATCGAGCCAAAAACAAATTTTTCCGCGGCGCACCAAGCAGGTAACAAAACGCATTATCCTACCAAAATTGCGCATAATTTGGCTAACGCCCCGCCCGACGGGCCGTATAGCTAGGCCCCGGCCCGCGCGGGCCGGGGTCCTTCCTCTACTTTCCTTCCACTATTGTGGCCGCCCCTACTCACCTCATCGTCATCGGCACGTCGGCCGGCGGCATGCCCGCCCTCACGCAGCTCGTGGCCCAGCTGCCCGCCGCCCTGCCCGCCGCCGTGCTGGTGGTGCAGCACCTCGCCCCCGACGCCGACACAGAAGCCTTGGTGACGCGGCTGGCCGCCCACACCGGCTTGCGCTGCCAAGTGGCCGGCCACGGGGCCCCGCTGCTGGCCGGCCACCTGTACCTGGCCCCGCCCGAGCGCCACTTGCTGGTGAAGGAAGACCGGGTGCTGGTGACCAAGGGCCCCTTCGAGAACGGCTACCGCCCCTCCGCCGACGCACTGTTCCGGGCGGCGGCGGTGGCCTTTGGCGCGCAGGTGGTGGGCGTGGTGCTCACCGGCATGCTGCACGACGGCACCGCCGGCCTGGAGTTCATCAAGCGCTGCGGGGGCACGGCCGTGGTGCAAGACCCCGCCGAGGCCGAGTTCCCAAGCATGCCCGAAAGTGCCCTGCGCAACGTGGCCGTGGACCACGTGCTGCCCGTGGCCGCCATGGGGGCCCTGCTGGTGGGGCTGGTGGGCCCCGCCCACGCCGGCCCCGCCCATGCCCTGAGCATCCCGCCCGACTTGCGGCTGGAAGCGGCCATTGCCGAGCGCACGGTGGGCACGGCCGGCCAAATGGGCGAGTTGGGCACCCTGGTGCCCTTCACCTGCCCCGACTGCGGCGGCAACCTTTGGGACGTGACCCAAGGCGAGGTGCTGCGCTTCCGCTGCCACACCGGCCACGCTTACACCGCAGCCTCCATGCTGGAGGGCTCGCAGCGCAAAATGCAGGAAACCCTGTGGGTGGCCCTGCGCATGATGGAGGAGCGCAAGAACCTGCTCGCCAGCCTCGCCGCCCGCGACGAAGCCTACGGCACTGGCCGCCACACCGAGCGCCTCGACGACCTCAAGCGTCACGTCAACCGCATGCGCGAATTCTTGCTCGACGAGTACGAAGGCGAAACCGAGGACACCGCCACGGATTAGGGCCCCGGAACCCTAAGCCTACTTCACCGCACCGGGCACGTAGTCCCGGGGCAGGGTTTCGCCTACTTTCTCGAAGCCCCAGAAGCCGTATAGCCGCACGCTCAGCGGGTTGGCAAGGCAGCCGTTGGGCAGGATGAGTGCCGGGGGCCCCAGCAAGTAGGCGCCGGGCCCCTACGATAGCAACCGCGCCTGGTGGGCGGCGTTGAGGAGGGCGGGCGCGTTTTTGAGGGTGGCCAGCGCCACTTCTTTAGCGGCCTGCTTTAGCTCGTCGGGACTGATGTCGCGAGTTTCTTCGCGCACCAAGTAGGCCAGGGTCTGGAAGGCGTGAGCTAGGGTCCGGCAGCGTGGCCGCTCCGCCTGCAACTCTTTGTATACCAAGGCCAAGTGCACCTGAATTTTCTTGCGCCGCACGCGGAACACTGATTCCTGCGCCGCCGCTGGCTGCACGGCGTCGAGCAGGGCCACGAGCGGCAGCAACTTGGTAGCGGTGGTGGCCGCCGCCCCGGCCAGGCGCTGGCGCCGGCCGCGGGCTGTAGCGGATGCGGCGTCCTCGGAGGTTTCGTGGTATTCAGCTGGCATTCTGGCCATCGAAAAAGTAGCGTACGCCGGCCAAGATAAGGGCAACTGGGGCCCCAGCGGCTCAGAGGCGGCGGGCCAGCGTGAGGGTTTCGGAGGGCACGTCGGTTACGCCGCCGGCGCCCTTTTGCTGCGCCACCCGCAGGCCCACCAGCCAGCGCTGTTGCGGGCCCAGGGCCACGTCCAGGTTCAGCGAGGCCAGGTAGCCGCCGTAGACTCGTTGTTCCGAGAGCAATTGGTAAGCAACAACGTTGCCGTCCAGCAAGCTCGCCGAACTGAAACCGTTGAGTTTATAGTAACCCGCGAAGCCGCCGGCCCCAACCGCAAAGCGTATCCGCTTGGCATTGCCAAAGGGGTAGAACAGCACTTCGGCTTCCGCGTGGCCGGATTTGTAGTTCTGGTTCGGCAGCTGGTAGATCCAAGGCCCGAAAGGCCCTGAGTCTGAAGGCGTGCCCGCCACGCCCACCAGGCGCCCGGCCAGCCCCACGTGGCGCGTCAGCATCGGGGCGTACTCCACCGCGAGGCGGGTGCAGCGGTAGGCTTTGTAGGCATCGAACGTGGTGCCGAGGCCAATGCGCAGGTAGGCCACCTGAAAGGGCCGCGCTGGAACCGGCGCGGCGGACGTAGCAGGCACAGCTTCCAGCGGCGTCGCGCGTTCGGCCTGGGCCAGGGCCCCGGGGGCGTGGCTCAGCGCCACCAACAAGACGGGGAGCGTGGTGTAAAAGTGGATTTTCATAGCGAAGTAGAAAGGAGGTTGTAGCACAAGAGCCGTGGGTGACCGGCCGGGTTGCAAACGTACCACATATAGTTGGCCGTTGCCCCCGTGCTGCGCGTGAAGCCTCCTTCCGCCGCTCATCAAATGCCTTTTTCCTACAGCCGGTGGCGCTCGTTGCGCACGGCGTTGTGCAGGTCCCACACTACGGCGTGCTCGAAGGGGTGCTCGCGCACCGGGCAGTCGGCCACGCGGCAGAGCGAGCAGGCGGCAAATGTGCACGGGTCGGCGTGGACGAACATCTCCACTTCCACCGCAAACTTCTCCCGAATCAGCTCCTCGATGTCGTGCAGCTCGGTGTGCACGTGCTCCAGGCTGAAGTAGTAAGGCATCTGCATGTGGCAGTCGATGTGCAGGTTGGCGCCGTAGCGCTGCACGCGCAGGTTGTGCACGTCGATCCAGGGGGCCCGGCGGTGGGCTTGCAGCTCGGCGATGACCTCCGTGACGACGGCCGTGTCGGTTTCGTCCATCAGGCCCGCCACCGAGCGGCCCACCATGCGCCCGCCGTTCACCAGAATGAAGCCGCCCAGCAGCAGCGCCGCTCCGCCGTCGATGCGCACCACGCCAGTGGCCGCCACCAGCAGCAGCGCCCCCGACGACACAATGGACGTCAGGGCGTCGATGTACAGGTGCTGGCCGTCGCCCACCAGAGCCACCGAGTTCAGCGCCCGGCCCTGGCGCACCAGGTACAAGCCCAGCCCCAGGTTGGCCACCGCCGTGGTGGCCAGCAGCGCCACGCCCCAGCTGGGCCGGGCCACGGCGTGCGGGTGCAGCAGGCTGCCCGTGGCCGAGTACAGGATGTAGGCCCCGGCTATAAAAATTAGGGCCCCTTCGAAGCCCACCGACAGGTGCTCGATTTTGCCGTGGCCGTAGGGGTGGTTCTCGTCTTTGGGCAGGCCGGCCAGGTACAGACTGTACAGGGCAAAGCCGCTGGTGAAGATGTTGATGATGCTTTCCAGGGCATCCGTCAGCACCACTTGCGAGCGGGTGAGGTGGTAGGCGTAGAATTTGATGGCCACCAGGGCCACGCTCACCACGAGGGAAAGCAGGCCGAGGCGGGTTTTGGTTTGAGCCAGCGCAGTCATGTATAAAAGCAAAACGGGCCGACAAAGGTCGCGCTTTGGGGGCCCCCGGCCGCCGGCCAGCCCGCAACTTTTCCCCAGGTTCGGCGTATTTTAGGTCGTTTAAAATTAATTTTTAGACTAACCTAAAAATCTGCCCTACCTTTGTAGTGTACCATGACTGAGTTTGCTTCTTCCACTGCCGTGCCCGCCGTTTCCACTGCCGTTGCCAATCCCGCCGATGCTGGCTGGCGCCACGCCCGCCGCGCCAACTCGCTGAGCGAGGTGCACGGCAGCATTGCGGTGCCCGAAGCGGGGGCCTCGTTTTGGCGGAAGTTCCGGGCCTACTGGGGCCCCGGCTTGCTGGTGGCCGTGGGCTACATGGACCCCGGCAACTGGGCCACCGACCTGGCCGGCGGGGCCCGCTACGGCTATACGCTGCTGTCGGTGGTGTTGGTTTCCAGCTTGTTTGCCATGTTTTTGCAGCACTTGGCCGCCAAGCTGGGCATCGCCACGGGCCGCGACCTGGCCCAAGCCTGCCGCGACCACTACTCGCGCCCCGTGAGCCTGGGGCTGTGGGCCATGTGCGAAATTGCCATCGCCGCCTGCGACCTGGCCGAAGTCATCGGCTCGGCCATTGCGCTCAACCTGCTCTTTGGGCTGCCGCTGGCCTGGGGCGTCGTCCTCACCACGCTGGATGTGCTGGTGGTGCTGTTTTTCCAGCACAAAGGTTTTCGGCTCATCGAAAGCCTGGTTGGGGGGCTCATTCTCCTGATTTTTTTCTGTTTCCTCTACGAAATCATCGCCTCGCGGCCCGATTGGCGGGCCCTGGCCGGCGGCCTGCTGCCCCGCCCCGAAGTGGTGATGAACCCCGGGATGCTCTACGTGGCCATCGGCATCCTGGGGGCCACTGTGATGCCCCACAACCTGTACCTACACTCCAGCATTGTGCAAACCCGGGCCTTCGGGCAGGACGAAACGGCCAAGCGCACGGCCATCAAGTTCTCCACCATCGACTCGACGGTGGCGCTGTTCCTGGCGTTTTTCGTGAACGCGGCCATCCTCGTCACGGCCGCCGCTGCCTTCCACGGCAAGGGCCACGACAGCGTAGCTGACATCGCCGACGCCCACAAGCTGCTCACGCCGGTGCTGGGCGCGGGCGCGGCCTCGGTGCTGTTTGCCGTGGCGTTGCTGGCCTCGGGCCAAAACTCGACGCTGACCGGCACGCTGGCCGGCCAAATTGTGATGGAAGGCTTCCTCGACCTCAAGCTCAAGCCCTGGGTGCGGCGGCTCATCACGCGGCTCATTGCCGTGGTACCGGCCCTGGTGGTCACCATCTTGTACGGCGAGCGGGGCACCGGGCAGCTGCTGGTGCTCAGCCAGGTCATCCTGTCGTTGCAGCTCAGCTTTGCGGTGGTGCCGCTGGTGCTCTTCACCGGCGACAAGCTGAAAATGGGCGTGTTCGCCAACCGCCCCGGCGTGCAAGTGGCCGCCTGGGCCGTCTCCGCCATCATCATCGTGCTGAACGTGTACCTGCTCTGGCAAACCGCGGTGGGCTAGGGCCCCGGGGGTGGCTAGGCTTTTCACTGGCCGCAATTTAGCGCGGAGCGCGTAACTGCTGGCTGGTAAATGGGGCGAGTTTGCAACTCGCAAAGTGGAACGACCTATTTGCGCAACCTGCCTGGCCGTTACGCGGCCGTGAGTTGCAAACTCACCCCGTACCACGGCTCGCAGTTACGCGCTCCGCGCTAAACTGTGGCCAGCGAACAAGCACAGCCGCTCGATCACCTATCTCCTACTTCCCCCGCTCCACGGCGGGTCGGCTTCGTCGTGCCTCTTAATATCTAAGAAAATATCTATGAGAATATTATTCCTCGCCTTGCTTTTTATTTCTCAATTGACTTTTGCCCAAAGCGTTGAGGTGAGCGGCACCGTGCGCGACGGCCGGCACCAGTCGGTGCCGTTTGCCGGGGTGGGCGTGGTGGGCACGGCCCTGGGGGCCACCGCCGACGCGGCCGGCCGCTACCAGCTGCGCGGGGTGCCGCCGGGGCCCCAGCGGCTGCGGGCCAGCGCCGTGGGCTTCGCGCCGGCCGAGCGGGCAGTGGCCGTTTCGGGGCCGGCCGGGGCCCCTGTCGCCGTTGACTTTGTGCTGGTGGCCGCGCCCGCCGGCCTGGGCGAGGTGGTGGTGACGGGCGTGGGCCGGGCCACCGAGCTTCGGCGCAGCCCCGTGCCCATTGCCGCCCTCAGCCGACGCGAAATGCAGCTTAATGCCAACACGAACGCCATCGACGCGGCGGTGCGCGGCGTGCCCGGCCTGAGCGCCGTGACCACGGGCCCCAACATCAGCAAGCCGTTCATCCGCGGGCTGGGCTACAACCGGGTGCTGACCCTGTACAACGGCCTGCGCCAGGAAGGCCAGCAGTGGGGCGACGAGCACGGCCTGGAGGTGGACGGCTACGACGTGGAGCGGGTGGAGGTAGTGAAGGGCCCCGCCAGCCTGCTCTACGGCTCCGACGCGGTGGCCGGCGTGGTGAACCTGCTGCCCGCCCTGCCCCAGGGCCCCAGCGGCGAGCTGCACGGCGAAGCCCTGGCCGAGTACCAGAGCGTCAATGGATTAATTGGCACCTCGCTGGGCCTGAACTACCAGCAGAACGGCTTCCAAACCAGCCTGCGCGCCAGCCACCACCTGGCCCGCGACTACCGCAACGCCGCCGATGGCCCGGTGTACAACACCGGCTACCGCGAGCTGGCCCTCACCGGCATGGTGGGCGTGCAAAAAAGCTGGGGCAGCGCCCACGGCTACCTCACGGCCTACGACAACCGCCAGGAAATTCCCGACGGCAGCCGCGACTCGCTCAGCCGGCGCTTCACGCGGCAGGTGCTGGAGAGCGGGGCCGACAATATCAAGAACCGGCCGCTGGTGACGGACGACGAACTGAACCGCTACGTCCTCAGCGACTTGCGCCAGCGCATCCGGCACTACCGGGCCTTTGGGCGGGGCACCGTGCGGCTGGGCGGCGGCGAGCTGCGCCTGCTACTGGGGGCCCAGCGCAACCACCGCCAGGAGTTCAACCACCCCACCGCGCCGGCCCAGGCGGGGCTCGATTTGCAGCTCACCACCTACAGCTACGAGACACGTTACCTGCTGCCAGCCTGGCGCGGCTACGAGCTGACGGTGGGCGGCAACGGCATGACGCAGCTCAATAAGCACCTCAACGCCACCGACTTCCCCATCCCCGCCTACCAGCTCTTCGACCTGGGCGGCTTTGGGGTGCTGAAGAAAACGCTGGGCCCCCTGGAGCTGACCGGCGGCCTGCGCTACGACACCCGCGCGGTACGCTGGGACGATTTTTACGTGGCCCCGAACCCGGCCACGGGCTTCGCGGGGGCCGCGGGGGCGGGCGCGGCGGGGGCCGATTTGCCGTTTCCGGCGTTTCGGAACCGCTACCGGGGCGTGTCGGCCAGCCTGGGCGGCAGCTACGCGCTGGGGCCCCGGCTGGTGCTGCGGGCCAACGTGGCGCGCGGCTACCGGGCCCCCAACATCCCCGAAATCGGCTCGAACGGCCTCGACCCCGGGGCCCACATCGTGTACCTGGGCAACCGCGGCTTCGGCCCCGAGTTCAGCTTACAGGAAGACGTGGGGGCCCTGTGGCAGTCGCCGGCCGTAGACGCCAGCGCCGAAATCTTCCACAACCACGTCGATAATTTCATTTACCAGGCCCGGCTCTACGACGCCGCCGGCCAGCCCGTGGAGGTGGTGCCCGGCAACGCTACCTACCAGTACCAGCAAGCCGCCGCCCGCCTCTACGGCCTGGAAATCAGCGTGAACGTGCACCCCACCGCCCTGCCCTGGCTGAGCTGGCGCACCGGCGCGGCCCTGGTGCGCGGCCTCAACGACAACGCCGCGCTGCTGGAGCGCCTGGGGCCCCCGGCCCGCTACCTGCCGCTTATTCCGGCCCCGCAGGCTCGCACCGAGTGGCGCGCCACGGCCCCCGCCCGGCCCGGGCGGGTGGCCGGCGCCTACGTCCGGGTGGGGCTGGACGCCACGGCCCGCCAAACCCAGTTTTACGCCGTGGACGGGGCCGAAACCGCCACACCCGGTTACGTGCTGCTGGGCCTGGGGGCCGGCGCCACCTGGCGCACCCGCGCCGGGCGCGAGGCCGTGCAGGTGTTCGCGCAGGCCGACAACGTGCTCAACACCGCCTACCAGGCCCACCTCAGCCGCCTGAAGTACTTCGAGTACTACGCCACCACGCCCACCGGCCGCACCGGCATTTTCAACCCCGGCCGCAACGTGGGCCTGAAAGTGGTGGTGCCGTTCTGAGTAGGTGTTGGAAAGGCCTTTGGGAACGTACTAGTTAGAACGTCATGCTGAGCGTAGCCGAAGCATCCCTACTGCTTAACTAATCATTTAGTGAGCGGGAGAGA
This genomic stretch from Hymenobacter sp. PAMC 26628 harbors:
- a CDS encoding CheR family methyltransferase, translating into MKQPVPPADALPTPPNPDAAAPAATPAAAPAATPAGPPRPRTGAAGADKFPVVALCGSAGSLAAFEQFFGALPERTGLAFVVITHLGATPYSQLPQVLQNFTPLPVAEATDGLPVRPDHVYVIPPAADLSLLHGCLFVLRPTQPPGHRLPIDFFLESLAKDVGARAVCIIFSGLGADGSAGLKAVMENFGMVVAQDPDTAAFDSMPRAALATEFVDFSLAPGQMPAELLAYTARLKTPGGSRQRLPNDAADAQPAHALQKIFLLIRQRTGHDFSFYKRNTMFRRIERRMNAHQIKAFTDYVRYLQHNPAEVEQLFRELLIGVTKFFRDAAAFESLHEHLQPLVLAKEPRGTVRVWAPGCSTGEEVYSLAMLLLECLDAVGHSRGVKLQLFATDIASDAIDFARAGRYPAAIAADVSPERLARFFTPEDGHYQICKEVREAVVFALHDVNKDAPFTKLDLLCCRNLLIYLNAELQKNLLPVFHYALRPGGILFLGPSENLTGFQDLFQPLDGKWKISRRLETGAAPGRLLNFPFVLSPRPPAAAHPATMPSAAATAARPGGPFAALVQKTLLTAYAPPAVVITPKGEILYVNGRTGKYLEPAPGVGGLNLFDMARDGLRVEISGAVHRALQTHEDVAVDRVRVDATAGPSQLVRLSVRHLPGADALAGLLLVAFEDQPTPRRGHRAKGQAGAPAADPGREAAAALDQELQYTKRRLQTTVEEMESSLEELKSANEELQSANEELQSTNEEAMTNKEEMQSLNEELMTLNMQYLSKTEEFSQTASDLKNLLDATEIAIIFLDNDLLIKRFTPHVRDIISLVPSDVGRPLAHFASTLRYEHLLRDAQQVLDRLTTVEANIQTTRGEWYTMRILPYRSLDNYINGAVITFTGVTALKQLEAQLQETARFADSLQDAVPQPSVALDGALRVRLANHAFAEAFGLVATEIRGHSLVSLSGGAWNQPALLAQLAQLLNPAHPQNQFDGLTLTADFAGLGPRRVVLYGRRLLHQGQPTGQVLLGVEVVAPPA
- a CDS encoding chemotaxis protein CheB encodes the protein MAAPTHLIVIGTSAGGMPALTQLVAQLPAALPAAVLVVQHLAPDADTEALVTRLAAHTGLRCQVAGHGAPLLAGHLYLAPPERHLLVKEDRVLVTKGPFENGYRPSADALFRAAAVAFGAQVVGVVLTGMLHDGTAGLEFIKRCGGTAVVQDPAEAEFPSMPESALRNVAVDHVLPVAAMGALLVGLVGPAHAGPAHALSIPPDLRLEAAIAERTVGTAGQMGELGTLVPFTCPDCGGNLWDVTQGEVLRFRCHTGHAYTAASMLEGSQRKMQETLWVALRMMEERKNLLASLAARDEAYGTGRHTERLDDLKRHVNRMREFLLDEYEGETEDTATD
- a CDS encoding cation diffusion facilitator family transporter, translating into MTALAQTKTRLGLLSLVVSVALVAIKFYAYHLTRSQVVLTDALESIINIFTSGFALYSLYLAGLPKDENHPYGHGKIEHLSVGFEGALIFIAGAYILYSATGSLLHPHAVARPSWGVALLATTAVANLGLGLYLVRQGRALNSVALVGDGQHLYIDALTSIVSSGALLLVAATGVVRIDGGAALLLGGFILVNGGRMVGRSVAGLMDETDTAVVTEVIAELQAHRRAPWIDVHNLRVQRYGANLHIDCHMQMPYYFSLEHVHTELHDIEELIREKFAVEVEMFVHADPCTFAACSLCRVADCPVREHPFEHAVVWDLHNAVRNERHRL
- a CDS encoding Nramp family divalent metal transporter gives rise to the protein MPAVSTAVANPADAGWRHARRANSLSEVHGSIAVPEAGASFWRKFRAYWGPGLLVAVGYMDPGNWATDLAGGARYGYTLLSVVLVSSLFAMFLQHLAAKLGIATGRDLAQACRDHYSRPVSLGLWAMCEIAIAACDLAEVIGSAIALNLLFGLPLAWGVVLTTLDVLVVLFFQHKGFRLIESLVGGLILLIFFCFLYEIIASRPDWRALAGGLLPRPEVVMNPGMLYVAIGILGATVMPHNLYLHSSIVQTRAFGQDETAKRTAIKFSTIDSTVALFLAFFVNAAILVTAAAAFHGKGHDSVADIADAHKLLTPVLGAGAASVLFAVALLASGQNSTLTGTLAGQIVMEGFLDLKLKPWVRRLITRLIAVVPALVVTILYGERGTGQLLVLSQVILSLQLSFAVVPLVLFTGDKLKMGVFANRPGVQVAAWAVSAIIIVLNVYLLWQTAVG
- a CDS encoding TonB-dependent receptor — translated: MTFAQSVEVSGTVRDGRHQSVPFAGVGVVGTALGATADAAGRYQLRGVPPGPQRLRASAVGFAPAERAVAVSGPAGAPVAVDFVLVAAPAGLGEVVVTGVGRATELRRSPVPIAALSRREMQLNANTNAIDAAVRGVPGLSAVTTGPNISKPFIRGLGYNRVLTLYNGLRQEGQQWGDEHGLEVDGYDVERVEVVKGPASLLYGSDAVAGVVNLLPALPQGPSGELHGEALAEYQSVNGLIGTSLGLNYQQNGFQTSLRASHHLARDYRNAADGPVYNTGYRELALTGMVGVQKSWGSAHGYLTAYDNRQEIPDGSRDSLSRRFTRQVLESGADNIKNRPLVTDDELNRYVLSDLRQRIRHYRAFGRGTVRLGGGELRLLLGAQRNHRQEFNHPTAPAQAGLDLQLTTYSYETRYLLPAWRGYELTVGGNGMTQLNKHLNATDFPIPAYQLFDLGGFGVLKKTLGPLELTGGLRYDTRAVRWDDFYVAPNPATGFAGAAGAGAAGADLPFPAFRNRYRGVSASLGGSYALGPRLVLRANVARGYRAPNIPEIGSNGLDPGAHIVYLGNRGFGPEFSLQEDVGALWQSPAVDASAEIFHNHVDNFIYQARLYDAAGQPVEVVPGNATYQYQQAAARLYGLEISVNVHPTALPWLSWRTGAALVRGLNDNAALLERLGPPARYLPLIPAPQARTEWRATAPARPGRVAGAYVRVGLDATARQTQFYAVDGAETATPGYVLLGLGAGATWRTRAGREAVQVFAQADNVLNTAYQAHLSRLKYFEYYATTPTGRTGIFNPGRNVGLKVVVPF